A portion of the Pseudoxanthomonas sp. JBR18 genome contains these proteins:
- the tolR gene encoding protein TolR, protein MQSAISRHRKRRKLKSEINVVPYIDVMLVLLIIFMVTAPMLTLAVNVDIPKSTARSVDSKADPIIVTVDGDGRLFLKLQDAPIAEYSDEELLDRLRAFHEQNKDVPVFLAAPGEANYQRVIDATAIISKAGIEKVGLMSKPGGNAR, encoded by the coding sequence ATGCAATCGGCCATTTCGCGCCATCGCAAGCGGCGCAAGCTCAAGTCCGAGATCAATGTGGTGCCCTACATCGACGTGATGTTGGTGCTGTTGATCATCTTCATGGTGACCGCGCCCATGCTGACCCTGGCGGTCAACGTGGACATTCCCAAATCCACTGCACGCTCGGTGGACAGCAAGGCGGATCCGATCATCGTCACCGTCGACGGCGACGGGCGCCTGTTCCTCAAGCTGCAGGATGCGCCGATCGCTGAATACAGCGACGAGGAGCTGCTCGACCGGCTGCGCGCTTTCCATGAGCAGAACAAGGACGTACCGGTGTTCCTGGCCGCGCCCGGCGAGGCCAACTATCAGCGCGTGATCGACGCCACCGCCATCATCTCCAAGGCGGGGATCGAGAAGGTCGGCCTGATGAGCAAGCCAGGCGGCAATGCACGCTGA
- the ybgC gene encoding tol-pal system-associated acyl-CoA thioesterase, whose protein sequence is MTTPHVPDAFSWPTRVYWEDTDAGGVVYHAQYVAFLERARSEWMRARGQMQEQLRREHDLVFVVRAMQLEFLKPARLDDLLQVSAELRQVKRASVVFAQTIRRDDQVLLTAQVRVAAVSATAFRPVAMDEAVYREFKSLEVAG, encoded by the coding sequence ATGACCACGCCCCACGTTCCTGACGCATTCAGTTGGCCGACACGCGTCTATTGGGAAGATACCGACGCCGGCGGGGTGGTCTATCACGCGCAGTACGTGGCTTTCCTGGAACGTGCGCGCAGCGAATGGATGCGCGCGCGCGGCCAGATGCAGGAGCAGCTGCGCCGGGAACACGATCTGGTGTTCGTGGTGCGCGCCATGCAGCTGGAGTTCCTCAAGCCGGCCCGCCTGGACGACCTGCTGCAGGTCTCGGCCGAGCTGCGCCAGGTCAAGCGCGCCAGCGTGGTCTTCGCCCAGACCATCCGGCGCGACGACCAAGTGCTGCTGACCGCGCAGGTCAGGGTGGCCGCAGTCTCGGCCACGGCCTTCCGCCCGGTGGCCATGGACGAGGCGGTGTATCGAGAATTCAAGTCGTTGGAAGTTGCTGGCTAA
- the tolA gene encoding cell envelope integrity protein TolA: protein MHAEAPHLDQRDPRDRPGAAVVFAVGVHLLVLALIILAPYLHWDKDQAQAAAGSPAIEATLMSATDIRAAQQAMREASKIEPKPEPPKPVPEPVAEQDTVPPPQPVPEPKPQDSPVPQQQQAQERVPDPDQVNQEEASKLAIAQEKAEKEQEAKRRQEQIDLTERKRQEEAERKQRLAQQQEEDDRQKKLAAIRAQREQAAKQAKLAEQKLRQLADARAQQASQQAAAAPSSPGQNGVDEGLLAKYAAAIQSAVVQQWTRPDSVALGTKCVVEITQLPGGEVMEAHVRSGCPMDAAGQRSIEAAVLKAQPLPYRGFESVFRRKLIFTFEASDR from the coding sequence ATGCACGCTGAGGCTCCGCATCTGGATCAGCGTGATCCGCGCGACCGTCCCGGCGCAGCGGTGGTCTTTGCCGTGGGCGTGCACCTGCTGGTGCTCGCCCTGATCATCCTGGCGCCGTATCTGCACTGGGACAAAGACCAGGCGCAGGCCGCCGCCGGCTCGCCGGCGATCGAGGCCACGCTGATGTCGGCCACCGATATTCGGGCCGCGCAGCAGGCCATGCGCGAGGCGTCCAAGATCGAACCCAAGCCCGAGCCGCCCAAGCCCGTGCCCGAGCCGGTGGCCGAACAGGACACCGTGCCGCCGCCGCAGCCAGTGCCCGAGCCCAAGCCGCAGGATTCGCCCGTCCCGCAACAACAGCAAGCCCAGGAGCGCGTTCCTGATCCGGACCAGGTCAACCAGGAGGAAGCCAGTAAGTTGGCCATCGCCCAGGAGAAGGCCGAGAAGGAGCAGGAGGCCAAGCGCCGTCAGGAGCAGATCGACCTGACAGAACGCAAGCGCCAGGAAGAAGCCGAACGCAAGCAGCGCCTGGCCCAGCAGCAGGAAGAGGATGACCGGCAGAAGAAGCTCGCCGCCATCCGCGCCCAGCGCGAGCAGGCCGCTAAACAGGCCAAGCTGGCCGAGCAGAAGCTACGTCAGCTGGCCGATGCCCGGGCCCAGCAGGCCTCGCAGCAGGCCGCCGCCGCGCCGTCCTCGCCGGGGCAGAACGGGGTCGACGAAGGGCTGCTGGCCAAATATGCCGCGGCGATCCAGAGCGCGGTGGTGCAGCAATGGACGCGCCCGGACAGCGTGGCGCTGGGCACCAAGTGCGTGGTCGAGATCACCCAGCTCCCGGGGGGTGAGGTCATGGAGGCCCACGTCCGCTCCGGCTGCCCGATGGATGCCGCTGGCCAGCGCTCGATCGAGGCGGCGGTGCTCAAGGCCCAGCCGCTTCCTTATCGGGGCTTCGAGTCGGTGTTCCGGCGCAAGCTGATCTTTACCTTCGAGGCCAGTGATCGCTGA
- the ruvA gene encoding Holliday junction branch migration protein RuvA, with product MIGRLRGILISKSPPWLMIEVGGGIGYELEAPMSTFYDLPELGREVTLFTHYAQKEDSVSLYGFMREGERRLFRDVQKVTGIGAKIALAILSGVSVDEFSRLVQAGDVTALTRIPGIGKKTAERMVVELRDRAAALTGGPATPGQAPADPQSEAVIALQQLGYKPAEAQRMARDVTAPGDDAADIIRKALRSALR from the coding sequence ATGATCGGTCGCCTGCGTGGGATCCTGATCAGCAAGTCACCGCCGTGGCTGATGATCGAAGTGGGTGGCGGCATCGGCTACGAGCTGGAGGCGCCGATGAGCACCTTCTACGACCTGCCCGAGTTGGGGCGCGAGGTCACCCTGTTCACCCATTACGCGCAGAAGGAGGACAGCGTCTCGCTATACGGCTTCATGCGCGAGGGCGAGCGGCGTCTGTTCCGCGACGTGCAGAAGGTCACCGGCATCGGCGCCAAGATCGCCCTGGCGATCCTGTCGGGGGTGAGCGTGGACGAGTTCTCGCGTCTGGTGCAGGCCGGCGATGTGACCGCGCTGACCCGCATCCCCGGCATCGGCAAGAAGACCGCCGAGCGCATGGTCGTGGAACTGCGCGACCGCGCCGCGGCCCTGACCGGCGGCCCGGCCACGCCCGGGCAGGCGCCGGCCGATCCGCAGTCCGAGGCCGTCATCGCCCTCCAGCAGCTGGGTTACAAGCCCGCCGAAGCCCAGCGGATGGCGCGCGATGTCACCGCCCCGGGCGACGACGCCGCCGACATCATCCGCAAGGCCCTGCGCTCGGCGCTGCGCTGA
- the ruvB gene encoding Holliday junction branch migration DNA helicase RuvB has translation MSDRIIAADATREDDALEASIRPKRLADYLGQAPVREQLDIYIQAAKGRGEALDHVLIFGPPGLGKTTLSHVIANELGVALRVTSGPVIEKAGDLAALLTNLQPHDVLFIDEIHRLSPVVEEVLYPAMEDFQLDIMIGEGPAARSIKIDLPPFTLIGATTRAGLLTAPLRDRFGIVQRLQFYDTAELTRIVRRSAQIMDIPCAPEGAGEIARRSRGTPRIANRLLRRVRDYAQVRADGHIDQAVASAAMEMLKVDPEGFDELDRRLLHTIVESFDGGPVGVESLAAALSEERGTLEDVIEPYLIQQGFLVRSARGRMATAKAYRHLGLPGRAPDPGPAGMTESLF, from the coding sequence ATGAGTGACCGCATCATCGCCGCCGACGCCACCCGCGAGGACGACGCCCTGGAGGCGTCGATCCGGCCCAAGCGCCTGGCCGACTATCTGGGCCAGGCGCCGGTCCGCGAGCAGCTGGACATCTACATCCAGGCGGCCAAGGGGCGCGGCGAGGCGCTGGATCACGTGCTGATCTTCGGCCCGCCCGGCCTGGGCAAGACCACCCTGAGCCATGTCATCGCCAACGAACTGGGCGTGGCCCTGCGGGTGACCTCCGGGCCGGTGATCGAGAAGGCCGGCGACCTGGCCGCGCTGCTGACCAACCTGCAGCCGCACGACGTGCTGTTCATCGACGAAATCCATCGCCTCTCGCCGGTGGTGGAGGAAGTCCTGTATCCGGCGATGGAAGATTTTCAGCTGGACATCATGATCGGCGAGGGCCCGGCTGCCCGCTCGATCAAGATCGACCTGCCGCCGTTCACCCTGATCGGGGCGACCACCCGTGCCGGCCTGCTGACCGCGCCCTTGCGCGATCGCTTCGGCATCGTCCAGCGCCTGCAGTTCTACGACACCGCCGAGTTGACCCGCATCGTGCGCCGCTCGGCGCAGATCATGGACATTCCCTGCGCGCCGGAAGGCGCGGGGGAGATCGCGCGGCGTTCGCGCGGCACGCCACGCATCGCCAACCGCCTGCTGCGGCGGGTGCGCGATTACGCCCAGGTCCGTGCCGACGGGCACATCGACCAGGCCGTGGCCAGTGCCGCGATGGAGATGCTCAAGGTCGACCCGGAGGGCTTCGACGAACTGGACCGGCGCCTGCTGCACACCATCGTGGAGAGTTTCGACGGCGGACCGGTCGGCGTGGAATCGCTGGCCGCCGCGCTGAGCGAGGAGCGCGGCACGCTGGAGGACGTCATCGAGCCGTACCTGATCCAGCAGGGCTTCCTGGTGCGCAGCGCGCGTGGGCGCATGGCCACGGCCAAGGCCTACCGCCATCTGGGACTGCCTGGGCGCGCGCCCGATCCCGGGCCGGCGGGGATGACCGAGTCCCTGTTCTGA
- the queE gene encoding 7-carboxy-7-deazaguanine synthase QueE: MNAVATPSKIEQSAADRLKITEIFLSLQGEADAAGWPTVFVRLTGCPLRCQYCDTAYAFHGGTWWEIDDILAEVARHGVRHVCVTGGEPLSQKRCIGLLKRLCDAGHDVSLETSGAIDVSQVDPRVSRVVDIKTPASAEQHRNRWENLPLLAARDQVKFVLCGRQDYEWAREVVREHALDRRCAVLFSPSKDELSPRDLADWIVEDRLPVRFQMQLHKLLWNDEPGR, translated from the coding sequence ATGAACGCCGTTGCCACCCCCAGCAAGATCGAACAGTCCGCCGCCGACCGGCTGAAGATCACCGAGATCTTCCTGTCGTTGCAGGGCGAAGCCGATGCGGCCGGATGGCCAACGGTGTTCGTGCGCCTGACCGGCTGTCCGCTGCGCTGCCAGTACTGCGACACCGCCTACGCCTTCCACGGCGGGACCTGGTGGGAGATCGACGACATCCTGGCCGAGGTCGCGCGTCATGGCGTGCGGCACGTCTGCGTGACCGGCGGCGAGCCGCTGTCGCAGAAGCGCTGCATCGGCCTGCTCAAGCGCCTGTGCGATGCCGGCCATGACGTGTCACTGGAGACCTCCGGCGCGATCGATGTCTCGCAGGTCGATCCGCGCGTGTCGCGCGTGGTGGACATCAAGACGCCGGCCTCGGCAGAGCAGCACCGCAACCGCTGGGAGAACCTGCCGCTGCTGGCCGCGCGCGACCAGGTCAAGTTCGTGCTGTGCGGACGACAGGACTACGAGTGGGCGCGCGAAGTGGTGCGCGAACACGCACTGGACCGGCGTTGCGCGGTGCTGTTTTCCCCGTCCAAGGACGAACTGTCTCCGCGCGACCTGGCCGACTGGATCGTCGAGGACCGCCTGCCGGTGCGCTTCCAGATGCAGCTGCACAAGCTGCTGTGGAACGACGAGCCCGGGCGTTAG
- the queC gene encoding 7-cyano-7-deazaguanine synthase QueC: MKNAVVLVSGGMDSAVVLAMAKAQGFTPYALSVQYGQRHTSELDAAARVAAELGAAAHKTVNVDLRSIGGSALTDDIDVPEAGGDGIPVTYVPARNTIMLSVALGWAEVLGAADIFCGVNAVDYSGYPDCRPAFIEAFQALANLATKAGVEGAGIRVHAPLQFMSKADIVREGVALGVDFGSTVSCYNADADGKACGHCDACRLRAAGFADAGVPDPTHYV, from the coding sequence ATGAAGAATGCAGTAGTCCTCGTTTCCGGCGGCATGGATTCGGCCGTCGTCCTGGCCATGGCCAAGGCCCAAGGATTCACACCGTATGCGCTGAGCGTGCAATACGGCCAACGCCACACCTCCGAGCTGGACGCCGCCGCGCGCGTGGCGGCCGAACTGGGCGCCGCCGCCCACAAGACGGTCAACGTCGACCTGCGCAGCATCGGCGGCTCGGCCCTGACCGATGACATCGACGTGCCCGAGGCGGGCGGTGACGGCATCCCGGTCACCTACGTACCGGCGCGCAACACCATCATGCTCTCGGTGGCCCTGGGCTGGGCCGAGGTGTTGGGCGCGGCGGACATCTTCTGCGGCGTCAACGCGGTGGATTATTCGGGCTATCCGGACTGCCGGCCGGCCTTTATCGAGGCTTTCCAGGCCTTGGCCAACCTGGCCACCAAGGCGGGTGTGGAGGGCGCGGGCATCCGCGTCCACGCCCCGCTGCAGTTCATGAGCAAGGCCGACATCGTGCGCGAGGGCGTGGCCCTGGGCGTGGACTTCGGCAGCACCGTGTCCTGCTACAACGCCGATGCGGACGGCAAGGCCTGCGGGCACTGCGATGCCTGCCGTCTGCGCGCGGCAGGCTTCGCCGACGCCGGCGTGCCCGACCCGACCCACTACGTCTGA
- a CDS encoding YebC/PmpR family DNA-binding transcriptional regulator: MGRGPSIEARKNASDAKRGKIFTKIIREISVAARGPGGGDPANNPALRTAMDKGLASNMSKDVIERAIKKATGELEGVEYENVRYEGYAPGGVAVIVDCLTDNRVRTVADVRHAFSKCGGNMGTEGSVAFMFKRLGVLTFAPGADEDQVTEAAIEAGADDVVVYPDDGSIDVLTAPEVFEAVKVAMEAAGLTPDHAEVAMRADTDTAVEGDVAKQVVKMLDMLEDLDDVQNVYHNARLDQDAYA, translated from the coding sequence ATGGGGCGAGGCCCTTCGATCGAAGCCCGCAAGAATGCCAGCGATGCCAAGCGCGGCAAGATCTTCACCAAGATCATTCGCGAGATCAGCGTGGCGGCGCGCGGTCCCGGCGGCGGCGACCCGGCCAACAACCCGGCGCTGCGCACCGCCATGGACAAGGGCCTGGCGTCGAACATGTCCAAGGACGTGATCGAGCGCGCCATCAAGAAGGCCACCGGCGAGTTGGAGGGGGTGGAATACGAGAACGTGCGCTACGAGGGCTATGCCCCCGGCGGCGTGGCGGTGATCGTGGACTGCCTGACCGACAACCGCGTGCGCACCGTGGCCGATGTGCGCCATGCCTTCTCCAAGTGCGGCGGCAACATGGGCACCGAGGGCTCGGTGGCATTCATGTTCAAGCGCCTGGGCGTGCTGACCTTCGCCCCGGGTGCCGACGAGGACCAGGTGACCGAGGCGGCGATCGAGGCCGGCGCCGACGACGTGGTGGTTTATCCAGATGATGGTTCGATCGACGTGCTGACCGCGCCGGAGGTGTTCGAGGCGGTCAAGGTCGCGATGGAGGCCGCCGGGCTGACCCCCGACCACGCCGAGGTGGCCATGCGCGCCGATACCGATACGGCGGTCGAAGGCGATGTGGCCAAGCAGGTGGTCAAGATGCTGGACATGCTCGAGGACCTGGACGACGTCCAGAACGTCTACCACAACGCACGCCTGGACCAGGACGCCTACGCGTGA
- the ruvC gene encoding crossover junction endodeoxyribonuclease RuvC, with amino-acid sequence MTRILGIDPGSQRTGIGIIDVDAQGRTTHVYNGPLLLLGEGGFPQRLKRLLVGLAALMEQWQPDEVAIEQVFMARNPDSALKLGQARGAAMAAVVMRDLPVHEYAASEIKLAVVGRGGAQKEQIQHMVGIMLNLKGKLQADAADALAVAITHAHVRATAARLGVNARQAWSRK; translated from the coding sequence ATGACCCGCATCCTCGGCATCGACCCGGGCAGCCAGCGCACGGGGATCGGCATCATCGATGTCGATGCCCAGGGCAGGACCACCCATGTCTACAACGGGCCGCTGCTGCTGCTGGGCGAGGGCGGCTTTCCGCAGCGGCTCAAGCGCCTACTGGTGGGCCTGGCGGCGCTGATGGAGCAGTGGCAGCCCGACGAGGTGGCCATCGAGCAGGTGTTCATGGCCCGCAACCCGGATTCGGCGCTCAAGCTGGGGCAGGCGCGCGGGGCGGCGATGGCTGCGGTGGTGATGCGCGACCTGCCGGTGCACGAATACGCCGCCTCGGAAATCAAGCTGGCCGTGGTCGGTCGCGGTGGCGCACAGAAGGAACAGATCCAGCACATGGTCGGAATCATGCTCAACCTGAAAGGCAAGCTGCAGGCCGATGCGGCCGATGCGCTGGCCGTGGCCATCACCCACGCGCACGTGCGCGCCACCGCCGCGCGGCTGGGCGTCAATGCGCGCCAGGCCTGGAGCCGCAAATGA
- the tolB gene encoding Tol-Pal system beta propeller repeat protein TolB, translated as MKKLSHWLLALFVLLLPAIGQAQEQGLEINIVGGNASALPITVVPMPYQGSGTPPTTDVSQVVRADLDRSGAFRTLPDANIVEKPTRGSEINYPTWRALKQDYIVVGRVLDGGNGAYRVEYELFDVAKQQRLLGLAMTGRANAMRDVAHQMADAIYEKITGVRGAFWTRIAYVTQTGLGNAARYALMVADSDGFNPQTIVRSAEPLLSPSWSPDGRKLAYVSFERGNSSIYLQDISTGARELIASFRGINGAPSFSPDGRRLALTLSRSGNPEIYVMDLGSKALTQITNQYGIDTEPTWSADGSTIYFTSDRGGRPQVYKVSASGGGAQRVTFEGSYNATPTLSFDGKKIAVAQGSGNTYRIAMMDTSTGSPRWTTLSPGSLDESPSFAPNASMILYAAREGGRGVLYAVSVDGRVRQRLVLAQGDVREPAWGPYRNATPQK; from the coding sequence ATGAAGAAACTGTCCCACTGGTTGCTCGCCCTCTTCGTCCTGCTGTTGCCGGCCATTGGCCAGGCGCAGGAGCAGGGCCTGGAGATCAACATTGTCGGCGGCAACGCCTCGGCCCTGCCGATCACGGTCGTGCCCATGCCCTACCAGGGCTCGGGCACGCCGCCCACCACCGACGTCTCCCAAGTGGTGCGGGCGGATCTGGATCGCTCCGGCGCATTCCGCACGCTGCCCGACGCCAACATCGTGGAGAAGCCCACGCGCGGATCGGAGATCAACTACCCGACCTGGCGCGCGTTGAAGCAGGACTACATCGTCGTCGGCCGGGTGCTGGATGGCGGCAACGGGGCGTATCGCGTCGAGTACGAGCTGTTCGACGTGGCCAAGCAGCAGCGCCTGCTGGGCCTGGCCATGACCGGCCGTGCCAACGCGATGCGCGACGTGGCCCACCAGATGGCTGACGCCATCTACGAGAAGATCACCGGGGTGCGCGGCGCCTTCTGGACCCGGATCGCCTATGTCACCCAGACCGGCCTGGGCAATGCGGCGCGCTATGCGCTGATGGTGGCCGACTCGGATGGCTTCAACCCGCAGACCATCGTGCGTTCGGCCGAGCCGCTGCTGTCGCCGTCGTGGAGCCCGGATGGCCGCAAGCTGGCCTATGTCAGCTTCGAGCGCGGGAACTCCTCGATCTATCTCCAGGACATTTCCACCGGTGCACGCGAGCTGATCGCCAGCTTCCGTGGAATCAACGGCGCGCCCTCGTTCTCGCCCGATGGCCGCAGGCTGGCACTGACCCTGTCGCGCAGTGGCAATCCGGAGATCTACGTGATGGACCTGGGCAGCAAGGCGCTGACCCAGATCACCAACCAGTACGGCATCGATACCGAGCCGACCTGGAGCGCTGACGGCAGCACCATCTACTTCACCTCCGACCGCGGCGGTCGCCCGCAGGTCTACAAGGTGTCCGCAAGCGGTGGCGGTGCCCAGCGCGTCACCTTCGAGGGTAGCTATAACGCCACCCCGACGTTGTCTTTCGACGGCAAGAAGATCGCCGTGGCCCAGGGCAGCGGCAACACCTATCGCATCGCCATGATGGATACCAGCACCGGCTCGCCGCGCTGGACCACACTTTCGCCCGGGTCGCTGGATGAGTCCCCGAGCTTTGCCCCCAACGCCTCGATGATTCTCTACGCCGCGCGCGAGGGTGGGCGAGGGGTGCTTTACGCCGTCTCCGTCGACGGCCGCGTTCGCCAGCGTCTGGTGCTGGCGCAAGGTGATGTCAGGGAGCCGGCGTGGGGTCCTTACAGGAATGCCACGCCGCAAAAATAA
- a CDS encoding alpha/beta hydrolase: MVLHGIWNADLWVRPLALRLSQAGFDARVFGYHSISGGPSVAIARLAARLRGGPPTHLVGHSLGGLIALETLRRQPWLPVPRLVCLGSPLRGSATAKALQQRGWGGVLGRSATLLDRGCLPWPGPTEVGMVAGDIPRGLGRVLAELGEDSDGTVALEETRLPGLTDHCAVHASHTGLAFSPVAAAQAACFLREGRFKR, translated from the coding sequence CTGGTGCTGCATGGCATCTGGAATGCCGACCTGTGGGTGCGCCCGCTGGCGCTCCGTCTGAGCCAGGCTGGCTTCGATGCGCGGGTGTTCGGCTATCACAGCATCAGCGGCGGGCCCTCGGTGGCCATCGCGCGGCTGGCCGCGCGCCTGCGCGGCGGCCCGCCCACGCATCTGGTCGGGCATAGCCTGGGCGGGCTGATCGCCCTGGAAACCCTGCGGCGCCAGCCCTGGCTGCCGGTTCCGCGGCTGGTCTGCCTGGGGTCGCCCCTGCGCGGTAGCGCGACGGCCAAGGCCCTCCAGCAGCGCGGATGGGGCGGCGTGCTGGGACGCAGCGCGACCCTGCTGGATCGCGGCTGCCTGCCGTGGCCGGGCCCGACCGAAGTGGGCATGGTCGCCGGCGACATCCCGCGTGGGCTGGGGCGGGTCCTGGCGGAGCTGGGCGAGGATTCGGACGGGACCGTGGCGCTGGAGGAAACCCGCCTGCCGGGCCTGACCGACCATTGCGCCGTGCACGCCAGCCATACCGGTCTGGCGTTTTCCCCCGTGGCGGCGGCGCAGGCAGCCTGCTTCCTGCGCGAAGGCCGATTCAAGCGCTGA
- the pal gene encoding peptidoglycan-associated lipoprotein Pal has translation MNTTLRVFALSLMSVAVLAGCKKNTKETPPPPAVEPPPAMTQPTETSGMYGPSDLDTDACLRQRVVYFDLDQDSLKPEFQAIMACHAKYLRDRPSARINLEGNADERGSREYNMGLGERRGNAVSSALQAAGGSGSQLSVVSYGEERPVCTESTEECWAKNRRVEIVYTAK, from the coding sequence ATGAACACCACTCTCCGCGTCTTTGCTCTGTCCCTGATGTCCGTGGCCGTTCTGGCCGGTTGTAAGAAGAACACGAAGGAAACCCCGCCCCCGCCGGCCGTCGAGCCGCCGCCGGCCATGACCCAGCCGACCGAGACCTCCGGCATGTACGGCCCGAGCGATCTGGATACCGACGCTTGCCTGCGCCAGCGCGTGGTGTACTTCGACCTGGACCAGGATTCGCTGAAGCCGGAGTTCCAGGCCATCATGGCTTGCCACGCCAAGTACCTGCGTGACCGTCCCTCGGCCCGCATCAACCTGGAAGGCAACGCTGACGAGCGTGGCTCGCGCGAGTACAACATGGGCCTGGGCGAGCGTCGCGGCAACGCCGTCTCCTCCGCCCTGCAGGCGGCCGGTGGTTCGGGCAGCCAGCTGTCGGTCGTGAGCTACGGCGAAGAGCGTCCGGTCTGCACCGAGTCGACCGAAGAGTGCTGGGCCAAGAACCGTCGCGTCGAGATCGTGTACACCGCGAAGTAA
- the ybgF gene encoding tol-pal system protein YbgF, whose product MLSLGLAPAAFAQRQSLADRVAALEAQANNTQGNLDLLNQINQLRSDLTNLRGTVEQLQNENAELKQRARDQYLDLDGRIGRLEGNGGGAAPAAAGGDAPMALPSPGGAGASAAAGQGSNPASAAGASAEPAPVVHGDAGALAQAGDERTAYGVAFDALKKGEYADAANLFTSFLQLYPSGVYAPNALYWLGESYYVTQNYQMAADQFRALLSRYPTHDKAPGAMLKLGLSQYGLGKVNDAQGTLQSVISQYPNTDVARTAQDRLHSIQVGQMH is encoded by the coding sequence ATGTTGTCGCTGGGACTGGCGCCGGCTGCCTTCGCGCAGCGTCAGAGCCTGGCCGATCGCGTCGCCGCGCTCGAAGCGCAGGCCAACAACACCCAGGGCAATCTGGATCTGCTCAACCAGATCAACCAGCTGCGTAGCGATCTCACCAACCTGCGCGGGACCGTCGAGCAACTCCAGAACGAGAATGCCGAACTCAAGCAGCGCGCCCGCGACCAGTATCTGGACCTGGATGGCCGGATCGGCCGGCTAGAAGGTAATGGCGGCGGCGCTGCTCCGGCCGCAGCGGGCGGCGATGCCCCCATGGCGCTGCCGAGCCCCGGCGGTGCAGGGGCCTCGGCTGCCGCCGGTCAGGGATCGAATCCGGCATCGGCTGCCGGCGCCTCGGCCGAACCTGCGCCCGTGGTGCATGGCGATGCCGGTGCCCTGGCCCAGGCGGGTGACGAGCGCACCGCCTATGGCGTGGCCTTCGATGCGCTCAAGAAAGGCGAATACGCCGACGCCGCCAATCTGTTCACCAGCTTCCTGCAGCTCTATCCCAGTGGCGTATACGCGCCCAACGCGCTGTACTGGCTGGGTGAAAGCTACTACGTGACCCAGAACTACCAGATGGCCGCCGATCAGTTCCGCGCCCTGCTTTCGCGCTACCCGACCCACGACAAGGCGCCCGGTGCGATGCTCAAGCTGGGTCTGTCGCAGTACGGACTCGGCAAGGTCAACGATGCGCAAGGCACCCTGCAGTCGGTGATCAGCCAATACCCGAACACCGACGTGGCGCGCACCGCGCAGGACCGGTTGCACTCCATCCAGGTCGGTCAGATGCACTGA
- the tolQ gene encoding protein TolQ, with the protein MIGLLLALQDTVAETLPPDAANTAAQASAQAAHTSINYLQLLLTASLPVKLIVLLLLTGSLVSWVIIFRKAGVFKRANRDADEFEGRFWSGADLNKLYSSATDRGRVVTGLESIFEAGFREFARLRDKRLTDGRLQLEGAQRAMRTAYAREIDALERNLELLANIGSTAPYVGLVGTVFGIMVTMHDMLNSGEQAGIAAVAPGISEALFATAIGLFVAIPAVWAYNRFTTRVERISVRYETFADEFSSILQRQTGEG; encoded by the coding sequence ATGATTGGATTGCTCCTGGCGTTGCAGGACACCGTGGCCGAGACCCTGCCGCCGGATGCCGCCAACACGGCCGCCCAGGCCAGTGCGCAGGCCGCCCACACCAGCATCAACTACCTGCAGCTGCTGCTGACCGCCAGCCTGCCGGTCAAGCTCATCGTGCTGTTGTTGCTGACCGGCTCGCTGGTGAGCTGGGTGATCATTTTCCGCAAGGCGGGCGTGTTCAAGCGTGCCAACCGGGACGCGGACGAGTTCGAGGGCCGGTTCTGGTCCGGTGCCGATCTCAACAAGCTCTACTCCTCGGCGACCGACCGGGGCCGCGTGGTCACCGGCCTGGAATCCATCTTCGAGGCCGGCTTCCGCGAGTTCGCCCGCCTACGCGACAAGCGCCTGACCGACGGCCGCCTGCAGCTCGAGGGCGCCCAGCGCGCCATGCGCACCGCCTACGCGCGCGAGATCGACGCGCTGGAGCGCAATCTGGAGCTGCTGGCCAACATCGGTTCGACCGCGCCGTACGTGGGCCTGGTCGGCACCGTGTTCGGCATCATGGTGACCATGCACGACATGCTCAACAGCGGCGAGCAGGCCGGCATCGCGGCCGTGGCGCCGGGCATTTCCGAGGCCTTGTTCGCCACCGCCATCGGCCTGTTCGTGGCCATCCCGGCGGTGTGGGCCTACAACCGCTTCACCACGCGTGTCGAGCGCATCTCGGTGCGTTACGAGACCTTCGCCGACGAGTTCAGCTCCATCCTGCAGCGCCAGACCGGCGAAGGCTGA